Below is a genomic region from Salvelinus fontinalis isolate EN_2023a chromosome 2, ASM2944872v1, whole genome shotgun sequence.
ttgaaggcagcagctctagcctttagctcagagcggatgttgcctgtaatccatgacttctggttggggtgtgtacgtacggtcactgtggggacgacgtcatcgatgcacttattgatgaagccaatgacagatgtggtgtactcaaatatcattggaggaatcccggaacatgttccagtctgtgatagcaaaacagtcctgtagtttagcatctgcttcatctgaccacttttttatagaccgagtcactggtgcttcctgctttaatttttgcttgtaagcaggaatcaggaggatagaattatggtcagatttgccaaatggaggatgagggagagctttgtacacatctctttgtgtggagtataggtggtccagagttattttccctctggttgcacatttaacatgttgatagaaattaggtaaagcTGGTTTAAGTTGCCCTGCATTATTAAAGTCCCCGggtactaggagcgccgcctctgggtgagtgttttCTTGTTTGCCCTATGGCGGAGTACAGCTCATTCAGTGATGGACTCATAGCTGTTAATGACCTACATTACCCTAATGGTGATGCACCTTTACACATTTAAATCAAAATGCTTCGAGTCAATCGCTTGGTCTGACATGTAATacatataaatacagtaaagtacacgTACTAAAAGATAAAGTAgtgtttttttaatatttttttttacagaactGCTAACTTCAAGGagtaggtgtaacagtataactttagtatgtcccctcgccccgacctcgggcgcgaaccagggaccctctgcacacatcaacaactgacacccacgaagcgtcgttacccatcgctccacaaaagctgcggcccttgcagagcaaggggcaacactactaataggtttcagagcaagtgacgtaactgattgaaacgctactagcgcgtacccgctaactagctagccatttcacttccGTTACATAGGCCAAGGCATTCAAGTAGTTGGTTTGATGGTGCCCGTTGATGTAATAGTCTTAATGTGGCTCATTTCACACTGGTTTTTAGAGTCCCACAATAAGAGCTTACACAATCATATTTGTGTAAATTCTACGTAGATGTTCTGTTGGTGCCACTGAGTAGGtaggctgataccccatttcatggaTGCACAATCTCTAGTTTAATCTGTAAAATGCATATtagtatgcccccaatgcaatacTAAAGTCTAATACATATACACAGTGTGATTTCACCAGTGTTTTCTGTTTATTGacaatcatttattttatttcatttaaataatgtaacaacattacacaactttttgttgttgttgcctttTCTAGTCAAAATGTGGCTTGATTCCACCGTTTGTGTCACTTCCAATGTGGGACCTTTATTTTGAAGGCGAAActcaaattccactattgtggctatttTCACACAGGTCCAGTTACCTCTGTTTTAGTGCGCCAGACGCAATCTAGCTAGCCAGTCGGAGTTGTGTTTTCTTGTCTGCTGTATTTTACATGCTTGGTAGTAATATTAGCCAAACCATTTATTTCCTTTATGTTAGAGGACataggaagtgtgtgtgttcgGTGTAAAGGTAAGTGTTTCTGATAACACACAGGTGTCTTTTTGTTCTATGACTGACGAACCAACGCGTAGCGCCAGCTACCCCAATCgaccgctaacgttagctagctaggctagcagGCTGATTGCTAATGCTATACCTAGCTAGTTGACCATTTTTGTACAACATTCAGCCAGGTATTATAGTAGCGAAGTactgattttaaaaaacaaacgCTTACTAGTCTAGAGTGGCGAGATTTGATATCTCACGGGCTTTTCTTCAAACGTTAGCAGGCTAGAATCATTGCTAGCTAACTGCAGAATAGTTGATAACGGCAGTCAATATCGTAAACCAACAATGACTAGTCGTCTACAGTAGATAACGCAATTCAAAGCATTTCATTTCCTTTTCATAATCAACTAGTAAGACCATTGTAAAAGGTTAGGCCATTCTCAGcctgctgtgttgttgtcttgtcTTGACTGTTTTCTTCAGGCTACTAGCTGACACCATGGAGCCAATGACTGGTTTTATAATTCACCTCGACACAAATACCTCCAATCACCAGGAAATTGTGTTTGGGGTTTGAAATAGCTTTACTGTTTGAAAGATTGTGTTGGAGCCTCGTTTTAATGTATAGACTGCTCTACATGGATGTAGACTAGACTTACGTAAATGTGCTTGTTTACTCCCGAGTACAACCTAGCTTCGACGCAACCAATATAGTTTTTACATTGTGCTGGACTCTCTCTTGGTTGCGAAAAGGAGACAGAAAATAACAATATTACAATATAACCGgcttaaaataaaaagtttccTGTCAACAAAGGCAAatctacacagaacaaaaattaGAAACGCAACAATTTAAGAGtttagtcaatttaaataaattcaatagtccctaatctatggatttcacatgactgggcaggggcacagctgTGGGGGGACCTggtagggcataggcccacctactggggagcctGGCCCAGCCAATGAGTTTTTTCCTCAAAGGGTTTTATTACAGACCAAAagactcctcagtttcatcagctgtccgggtggctggtctcagacgatcccgcaggtgaagaagccggatgtggaggtcctgggctggcgtggttacaagtggtctgcgtttgtgaggtcggttggacatactgccaaattctctaaaacggcaTTGGAGGCagcatatggtagagaaatgaacattaaattatctggcaacaactctggtggacattcctgcagtcagcatgccaattggtcgctcgctccctcaacttgagacatctgtggtattgtgtcgggacaaaacagcacatttttaaAGTGGGCATTtgttgcccccagcacaaggtgcacctgtgtaatggtcatgctgtaTAATCCGGCTTCttgcctatttctattttgccctgtttatcaaacgtgttggaaaaacttgtcaataagcaactgactggctttcttgatgtctatagtattctctctggtatgcaatctggtttccgctcaggttatgggtgtgtcactgcaaccttaaattGCCTCTATCATGTCACCATTTCCCTTGATTATAAGCAATGTTGTGTTGCTATTTTTATTGTCTTGcccttttgatacggtagaccattgcattattgtgggccggctaaggagtattggtgtctctgaggggtctttggcctggtttgttaACTACCTCTCTTTGTAGCAATTGTatgatgaaggcctgattcacacagcccaaataaatgcttcacatcgttcaagtaacagacacatctcaacgtcaactgttcagaggagactgcaatctgaagtgcagttaattctaatgaatttatcctctgcagcagaggtcactctgggtctttcttgtggcggtcctcatgagagccagtttcatcatagcacgtGATGATTTTTGCGGCTGcaaaatgttccgcattgactgaccttcatgtcttaaagtaatgatggactattgtttctctctgcttatttgagctgttcttgccataatatggacttggtcttttaccaaatagggctatcttctgtatatcacccctaccacaacacaactgattggctcaaacacattaagatggaaagaaattccacaaattaacttttaacaaggcacacttgttaattgaaatgcattccaggggactcccccatgaagctggttgagagaatgccttgacagctttgcacactcttgtcaaaGGGAGGCTACTTTAAGGAATCTCATATTTTGATttggttaacactttttttggttactacatgattgcaaatgtgttatttcatagttttgatgtcttcactattattctacaatgtagaaaacagtaacaaattaagaaaaactcttgaatgagtagttgtgtccaaacttttgactggtacttttcTTTTTTTCAGCAGAAGAAACCGGTCCAACTCATTATGGAAGACTGCTTGCACACCTCTTCAGAGAACCTGTCTAAGTTGGTCCGCTGGGCCCACAGTCACGGCACCATCTGTGCTCTCATTCCGAACCTCAAACACCTGCTCACCGAGGGTTCCCATGGGAACCTGACCGCCATGTGGGGGTGCAGCGCGGGCCACGCCTACCACTGGCCCCTCCCAGCCACCTGCAAGACGGGCCAGAAGGTAGGCATTTCTGTCACTGcaatttatatgtatatatatatatatatatatacatacatacatacatacatacatacatacatacatacacacatacatccatacatacatatatacacacacacacacactgagtgtccaaaacattccacagggatgctggcccttgTTGAtgccaatacttcccacagttgtgtcaagttggctggatgtcatttgggtggtggaccattctagatacacacaggaaactgttgagtgtgaaaaacccagtaacgttgcagttcttgacacactcaatccGGTGtgcctggaacctactaccataccccgttcaaaggaaattaaatattttgtcttgcccttttaccctctgaatggcacacagactcaatccatgtctcaaggcttaaaaatccttctttaacccgtctcctccccttcatctacacggattgaagtggatttaacaggtgacatcaataagggaccatatctttcacctggattcacctggtcagtcatggaaagagcaggtgttcataatgttttgtacactcagtgtctaTGTCCTCACTTTTATATagtatattatttatatagtatattatttatatagtATTTATGTAGTATATTATGCAGTTTCTGATCCTGTTTTGACTATCTTTACTGTATATtgtgtgcattcggaaagtattcagaacactttactttttccacattttgttacgttacagcctttgttttttttccctcatcaatctacacacaattctccATATTGACAAAgataaaactgttttttttttagaaatgtttgtataTTTATAaaataaagtattcagaccctttactctagtactttgttgaagcacctttgacagcgattacagcctcaagtcttcttgggtatggcgctacaagcttggcacacctgtattctgggagtttctcccattcttctctgcagatcctctcaagctatgtcaggttggatggggagcgttgtcaggtctctccagagatgttcggtcaggttcaagtccgggctctggctgggccactcaaggacattcagagacttggctgtgtgcttaaagtcgttgtcctgttggaaggtgaaccttcggcccagtctgagccccagagcaggttttcatcaaggatttctctctactttgctttgttcatctttccctcgatcctgactagtctcccagtccctgccgttgaaaaacatccctacagcatgatgctgccactatgCTTCCAGGTtttgccaggttttctccagatgtgacccttggcattcaggccaaagcgttTAACTTTgctttcatcagaacagagaatcttgtttctcatggtctgagtcttttaggtgcctttccgtctggccactctaccataaaggcctgactggtggagtgctgcagagatggttgtccttctggatgattctcccatctccacagaggaactctggagctctgtcagactgactatcgggcccttctcccccaatgacttagtttggccgggcggccagctctaggaagagccttggtggttccaaacttctttcaattgaattcaccaccggtggactccaatcaagttgtagaaacatctcaaggatgatcaatggaaacaggatgcacctgagctcaatttagagtctcacagaaaagggtctgaatacttatgtaaataagatatttctgtttaatactttttgaaaaacaaacaaaaataaaacggTTCGCTTtgcattatgggggtattgtgtgtcgatttaatgaggaaaaaaaacaattatttgatccttttttagaaaaaggctgtaatgtaacaaaatgtgtaaaaaaggGAAGTGGTCCGAGTACTTAACGGATACGATTTCATCAAGTCACTTCCTGGTACATGTAAATGGTGAATAAAGGTTATTCTGAAGGAGAGGGGCGGCTGCTACCAGGACAGCCGCAGCATCAACTCAGACAGCCTCAGTCTCCAGGGAGGGGCCTCTGCCTGCCAGAGCAGCCCGGGAGGAGAGAGGTTTCTGGGCCGCTCCAGCGAGGCCAAGGGGGGTGACAGCAGCCAGACCCGGGACTCCTGCGACTTCTCTAACTGCAGCGACGACAACACCGAGGCTGATGACAACATGGAGGAAGATAACCGCAACCTGTTTGATATTGTCTGCGAGTCCTCAGCCACGACGGACGAGGATGGAGACGCGGACTACGAGCCTCATCACAGACCCAGGAAAAGGGGTCCTCTAGGGGACATACCCGGCCCCCAGGGACCAGGGTCTGAGGACAGGGGACACGGGGACAAATCAGTGAAGAAAATCAAGCAGGAGACTGCTGAGGAATATTACACAGTGCCTAAAGCCCAGCTAGCAGCAGGGGGGTGTTCTGACTCTGGCATGGCCTCTGactcagtctcccagtccccaaAGCCTAATAACTCTCTGTCGCAGTTGTCCCTGTCCCACACCTCACCACACAAGCCCTTCCCGAAGGCTGCAGACTttttgggtggtggtggtggtggtggtgtgtcatcTCCGCTGGGGCACTCCTCTCCTCACATACGCCTGCTAGACAAACCGCTACGAGGCTTTGTCTCCAAGCCCTCCATGATGAGCGTTGGTTCCCCCAGACATCAGGACTCGTCCTCGGTGTCAACCCAGTGCCTGAGAACCCTCCCTGGGGCAGGTAGTGAGCTGTCGGAGGACCTGCTGAAGCCTGGAGGATCCGAGGGGCCCTTTGGGGACCTAACTCCTTCCTCCCCCAGTCGGATGAACTCTGACCTCCTGGGAGCAGAGACCAAAGGAGAGGTTACAGGTACAGATACATCTGACtctgctctctcttctttctctcactttctctctctgtccgcttccctccctctgctctttcAAGTATATCACCACTGGTTCTGCTGTGGAACAAACAACCAATTCTCACCAAATGCCCACTGAAATGTTAAATTGTACAAACATCAAGTTCACATTCCTGAGGGGTATACCTGTGAGGTTCATGGACCTAGCTACCAATTTAAATagattctctggtacttttgtTTTGCTTACACAAATGAGCAGATACAGTATGTGCACCATGTCattgctctgctgtgtgtgcacaCATTGGGGTTGAAAGTGTAGGGAAAATGGCACCTTTTTTAAACTAGAGATTTCAATGCTTGTGTTCGTTAGCATCCAACCGTGCGTTAGCATCCAACCGTGCGTTAGCATCTTAAAAAAacgattcacaacaatacacacatcctaaaagtaaaaaataatgctTAGTATTTGGTAAAGTTCTGGAGCATGTCTTTAATGAAGTGTAAATTCAAGATGATCCTGTACAAGTAGCCTATCTAGAATCTAGTTTTCACTGGTGTAGAAAAGGTGCTCTTGTGTGTTCgtctgtaggcctacagtatgcagTGAACTCAAagaaatgatacaatgaccaCGACATTGAAGTGTGgactgtcagctttcatttgagaGTATTTTCATCCACATTGAgtgaactgtttagaaatgaCAACTTCATGTACATTGTCCCCCCCATTTTtataggggaccaaaagtattgggacaaattcacttatatgcgtattaaagtagtaaaaagtgtagtatttggtcccatattcctagcacacaatgactacatcaagctagAGACTAcgaacttgttggatgcatttgctgtttgttttggttgcatTTCAGactattttgtgcccaatagaaatgaatggtaaataatgtattgttattttggagtcacttttattctaaatgtttctaaacacttctacgttaatgtggatgctaccatggttacggatagtcctgaatgaatcgggaataatgatgatgagtgagaaagttacagataaACAAATATCATACACagtagacatgctaacctctcaccataacaGGGGACATAAGTGgggctttttgggggggggggggggggggggctggctggctggctggctatctCTTGTGTTTTATTTCAGAGGCTTGTCTGTATTGTGTTCTAAAATGGATGGCTGCTCTGTTCCCCCACAGTAGGGCCTGTTGCTCCCCGGGAGGGCCTGTTGCTCCCCGGGAGGGCCTGTTGCTCCCCGGGAGGGCCTGTTGCTCCCCGGGAGGGCCTGTTGCTCCCCGGGAGGGCCTGTTGCTCCCCGGGAGGGCCTGTTGCTCCCCGGGAGGGCCTGTTGCTCCCCGGGAGGGCCTGTTGCTCCCCGGGAGGGCCTGTTGCTCCCCGGGAGGGCCTGTTGCTCCCCGGGAGGGCCTGTTGCTCCCCGGGAGGGCCTGTTGCTCCCCGGGAGGGCCTGTTGCTCCCCGGGAGGGCCTGTTGCTCCCCGGGAGGGCCTGTTGCTCCCCGGGAGGGCCTGCATACATTTTTGTATGTGTGGCTTCAGTGGGACTTGAACCAACAATCTGCCGTGCTCTACTGACTGAGCCACACATCACCACACAAACATGTTTCTTTATATGAAAACTTTCAATGAACATATTATCCAAATCGGCTATGCATGTTTTTAAATTTCAGTTAGCGCACGGCGGACATTACGTTTCAGTTAGCGCACGGCGGACATTACGTTTCAGTTAGCGCACGGCGGACATTACGTTTCAGTTAGCGCACGGCGGACATTACGTTTCAGTTAGCGCACGGCGGACATTACGTTTCAGTTAGCGCACGGCGGACATTACGTTTCAGTTAGCGCACGGCGGACATTACGTTCCAGTTAGCGCACGGCGGACATTACGTTTCAGTTAGCGCACGGCGGACATTACGTTTCAGTTAGCGCACGGCGGACATTACGTTTCAGTTAGCCCACGGCGGACATTACGTTTCAGTTAACGCACGGCGGACATTACGTTTCAGTTAGCCCACGGCGGACATTACGTTTCAGTTAGCGCACGGCGGACATTACGTTTCAGTTAGCGCACGGCGGACATTACGTTTCAGTTAGCGCACGGCGGACATTACGTTTCAGTTAGCGCACGGCGGACATTACGTTTCAGTTAGCGCACGGCGGACATTACGTTTCAGTTAGCGCACGGCGGACATTACGTTTCAGTTAGCGCACGGCGGACATTACGTTTCAGTTAGCGCACGGCGGACATTACGTTTCAGTTAGCGCACGGCGGACATTACGTTTCAGTTAGCGCACGGCGGACATTACGTTTCAGTTAGCGCACGGCGGACATTACGTTTCAGTTAGCGCACGGCGGACATTACGTTTCAGTTAGCGCACGGCGGACATTACGTTTCAGTTAGCGCACGGCGGACATTACGTTTCAGTTAGCGCACGGCGGACATTACGTTTCAGTTAGCCCACGGCGGACATTACGTTTCAGTTAACGCACGGCGGACATTACGTTTCAGTTAACGCACGGCGGACATTACGTTTCAGTTAGCGCACGGCGGACATTACGTTTCAGTTAGCGCACGGCGGACATTACGTTTCAGTTAGCGCACGGCGGACATTACGTTTCAGTGAGCGCAAGGCGGACATTACGTTTCAGTGAGCGCACGGCGGATATTACGTTTCAGTGAGCGCACGGCTGGATATTACGTTTCAGTTAGCGCACGGCGGATATTACGTTTCAGTTAGCGCACGGCGGATATTACGTTTCAGTTAGCCCACGGCGGATATTACGTTTCAGTTGGCCCACGGCGGATATTACGTTTCAGTTGGCCCACGGCGGATATTACGTTTCAGTTGGCGCACGGCGGATATTACGTTTCAGTTGGCGCACGGCGGATATTACGTTTCAGTTGGCGCACGGCGGATATTACGTTTCAGTTGGCGCACGGCGGATATTACGTTTCAGTTGGCGCACGGCGGATATTACGTTTCAGTTGGCGCACGGCGGATATTACGTTTCAGTTGGCGCACGGCGGATATTACGTTTCAGTTGGCGCACGGCGGATATTACGTTTCAGTTGGCGCACGGCGGATATTACGTTTCAGTTGGCGCACGGCGGATATTACGTTTCAGTTGGCGCACGGCGGATATTACGTTTCAGTTGGCGCACGGCGGATATTACGTTTCAGTTGGCGCACGGCGGATATTACGTTTCAGTTGGCGCACGGCGGATATTACGTTTCAGTTGGCGCACGGCGGATATTACGTTTCAGTTGGCGCACGGCTGGATATTACGTTTCAGTTGGCGCACGGCGGATATTACGTTTCAGTAGGCGCACGGCGGATATTACGTTTCAGTAGGCGCACGGCGGATATTACGTTTCAGTTGGCGCACGGCGGATATTACGTTTCAGTTGGCGCACGGCGGATATTACGTTTCAGTTGGCGCACGGCGGATATTACGTTTCAGTTGGCGCACGGCGGATATTACGTTTCAGTTGGCGCACGGCGGATATTACGTTTCAGTTGGCGCACGGCGGATATTACGTTTCAGTTGGCGGACATAACGTTTCAGTTGGCGCACGGCGGACATTACGTTTCAGTTGGCGCACGGCGGACATTACGTTTCAGTTGGCGGACATAACGTTTCAGTTGGCGCACGGCGGACATTACGTTCCAGTTGGCGCACGGCGGACATTACGTTTCAGTTGGAAAAAATTGTaacataaaatctgattttaatgaGAATACCTGTGCTTTATTTAAAATGAGTAGGTCGTGTCCCAAATGGAAGGCATATGTTTCCTTCATGTGACGCGAGTGAACGAACAGGCGCTTGATGTCGTTTACAGGTTCACCAGACTGTGACAAGAAGGCGGAGAGCAGTTTGTACCTTGTTGAGAGAATGGTTCGTTGTTATTTGAGTGTACAGTTCTAACTAAATGTGCTTAACCTAAGACTTGGCACTGTCCTGTGATATCCACTCAACCGTGTACACTGAATACTGTGTAAAAtattactttttaaaatgttttataggTGTGTGTTGTCTATCCTGCAACCCTTTTTTTcatgtttgggaatgttttataAAAGTCTGTCGAATTTTTcattctgtttaaaaaaaaaaaaaatctaaattgtgggCCTAcgtcttcaatccaaccagcgaACCGACAGTGAAGAGGACAGTTGAGAAGTTTTGGTAGTATAGATGAGACcatttttgatttgaactaagtACGTTTTCAAATGCTACTATTATTGGTCGTTTCTCCTTGGTACTGCCTGTATAGATAACTCTGGGTTTTGGTGTGTAAATATCTCCATTGTTCTCTACAGTTTTGCTTCAGTCTTCAGACAGTCATATATCAAGTTATTTCCTTCCGtgtgaggggaaaggagaggggggatagagattTGTTACTCCCAGCCACAGCACCAGGCCCTGTCCCAGAATCCCTATTTCAGCATCAACCTCACTTTCAGATCCAGCAGCATGGCCATCGGCACCCCCGGCCAGCCTCGGCACCCCCGGCCAGCCTCGGCTCCCCCGGCCAGCCTCGGCTCCCCCGGCCAGCCTCGGCTCCCCCGGCCAGCCTCGGCTCCCCCGGCCAGCCTCGGCTCCCCCGGCCAGCCTCGGCTCCCCCGGCCAGCCTCGGCACCCCCGGCCAGCCTCGGCACCCCCGGCCAGCCTCGGCTCCCCCCCGGCCAGCCTCGGCTCCCCCCCGGCCAGCCTCGGCTCCCCCCCGGCCAGCCTCGGCTCCCCCGGCCAGCCTCGGCACCCCCGGCCAGCCTCGGCACCCCCGGCCAGCCTCGGCACCCCCGGCCAGCCTCGGCACCCCCGGCCAGCCTCGGCACCCCCGGCCAGCCTCGGCACCCCCGGCCAGCCTCGGCACCCCCGGCCAGCCTCGGCACCCCCGGCCAGCCTCGGCACCCCCGGCCAGCCTCGGCTCCCCCCCGGCCAGCCTCGGCACCCCCGGCCAGCCTCGGCACCCCCGGCCAGCCTCGGCTCCCCCCCGGCCAGCCTCGGCTCCCCCCCGGCCAGCCTCGGCTCCCCCCCGGCCAGCCTCGGCACCCCCAGCCAGCCTCGGCACCCCCAGCCAGCCTCGGCTCCCCCAGCCAGCCTCGGCACCC
It encodes:
- the LOC129810571 gene encoding uncharacterized protein LOC129810571 isoform X2, whose translation is MEDCLHTSSENLSKLVRWAHSHGTICALIPNLKHLLTEGSHGNLTAMWGCSAGHAYHWPLPATCKTGQKERGGCYQDSRSINSDSLSLQGGASACQSSPGGERFLGRSSEAKGGDSSQTRDSCDFSNCSDDNTEADDNMEEDNRNLFDIVCESSATTDEDGDADYEPHHRPRKRGPLGDIPGPQGPGSEDRGHGDKSVKKIKQETAEEYYTVPKAQLAAGGCSDSGMASDSVSQSPKPNNSLSQLSLSHTSPHKPFPKAADFLGGGGGGGVSSPLGHSSPHIRLLDKPLRGFVSKPSMMSVGSPRHQDSSSVSTQCLRTLPGAGSELSEDLLKPGGSEGPFGDLTPSSPSRMNSDLLGAETKGEVTVGPPLYEIERLRALLSVERSRSEQMGETISGLKQDKELLQQELTKKAELICDFLQDQLRPEKRCGHSSSQMEVGLGSSTHMGVGFSDEGVVFENSALFESFEEVELHPLDRHRVMKSSKRSRDGENTRVRMKNVVGVIARYMAALQEFRRSVSMKVAFDRVGVDRNTISRTAAIAELSLAAPEVFHALPPWDEKEETLAHYAHRCRLAMDDTIRAKIKTMKTKGDLLPIVSK
- the LOC129810571 gene encoding uncharacterized protein LOC129810571 isoform X1, which gives rise to MEDCLHTSSENLSKLVRWAHSHGTICALIPNLKHLLTEGSHGNLTAMWGCSAGHAYHWPLPATCKTGQKVILKERGGCYQDSRSINSDSLSLQGGASACQSSPGGERFLGRSSEAKGGDSSQTRDSCDFSNCSDDNTEADDNMEEDNRNLFDIVCESSATTDEDGDADYEPHHRPRKRGPLGDIPGPQGPGSEDRGHGDKSVKKIKQETAEEYYTVPKAQLAAGGCSDSGMASDSVSQSPKPNNSLSQLSLSHTSPHKPFPKAADFLGGGGGGGVSSPLGHSSPHIRLLDKPLRGFVSKPSMMSVGSPRHQDSSSVSTQCLRTLPGAGSELSEDLLKPGGSEGPFGDLTPSSPSRMNSDLLGAETKGEVTVGPPLYEIERLRALLSVERSRSEQMGETISGLKQDKELLQQELTKKAELICDFLQDQLRPEKRCGHSSSQMEVGLGSSTHMGVGFSDEGVVFENSALFESFEEVELHPLDRHRVMKSSKRSRDGENTRVRMKNVVGVIARYMAALQEFRRSVSMKVAFDRVGVDRNTISRTAAIAELSLAAPEVFHALPPWDEKEETLAHYAHRCRLAMDDTIRAKIKTMKTKGDLLPIVSK